In Pseudobythopirellula maris, the genomic stretch GCCGAGCGTGGCGAGCGCCGCCACGGCCACCGGCCACTGGTCGGGCGTCGGCGTGCGGGCCGGCTCGCCGAGGGCGCCCTCCGGCACGAAGCCGCCGAAGGCCAGCGGGGCCAGCGCCGCGGAGGAGATGGCCATCATGACGGTCGACATCGGCGTCGGCGCCGCGTGTTGCAGGTATCGCCTCAGGTACGTGTTGCCCACCGCGTAGCTCAGCGGCACGCTCACCGCGACGAGCAGCATCCACGGCTCGATGCCGCGCGACGAGCCGTCGGCCATCAGGAGCCCGATGCAGACCAGTCCGACCAGCACGCCAACGACCTGCCGCCACGAGGGCCAAATCCCGAGCATCGGCACGGAGACCAGGATCGTCAGCAGCGGGGCGAAGGCGACCATCATGCCAAAGAAGCTGTGGCCGAAGCCTTGGCTGATGAGCAGCGGCTGGGCGACGTACGGGTAGCAGTTCGCGATCAGCGCGACGAACAGCACCTTGGGCAGCTCTTCCTTGCGGAGCCGCGCCTTGCGAGCGGCCAGCCCCCAGATGAGGGCCAGCACCAGGCCGGCGCTCGCCACACGCCAAAAGCCGATCTCCATCGGCCCAAACGCCAGCGTGGCGCGCGACATCAAGAAGAAGTTCGACCCGAACAGCAGGCAGATCAGGGCAAAATAGAGGTGGGCCATACGCGAGCGGGCCGGCTGCGAGAAGGGCAGGGCAAGTGGGGGAAGTCGCCATTCTACCGACATCCCCGCCGCACGTTCAGACCCCGCCGATCCGCGGAGGGTTCGGCCGCAAAACGCCCGGCCCACCAGGCTTGAGAATCAGAGCACGCGCACTTTGAACGTCAGCACGCCGCCTTCGCCAGGCTTGAGGGGCTCGGTGATCTCCCACCTGAGCACCAGCGAGCCGCCCGCGTCCTGCTCGGGCAGGAACTCGGCGTCGACGGTCGACTTGGCCGTCTCCTTCACGTACTCCAGCCGCGTGGTGAGGTGGTCGACGATCGTCACGTTGCCGATCTCCGTGTCGCCCGTGTTGTCGAAGCGGAGCGTGAACTCGACCTCGTCGCCCGGTTGGGCGGCGTCGGTCGAGGCGAGCTTGATGAGCCGCAGCTGTGGGTTGTTGGGCTCGTTGAGCCGGTAGAGCACGCCCGGCTGGCTGGCGCCGAGCATGGCCGAGGTCGCCTTGCCGGAGATCGTCACCTGAGCCGCTTGGTCGCCGCTCCACGTGAGCGCCGCGAGCGCCGAGCGGGCGATCAAAGCCCGCTCCTCGCCGACGATCTCGCCGAGGTGAACGATGTGCAGGTTGGCGTAAGGACCGACCAGGCCGATCGTCTCGGCCAACGCGACCAGGCTCTCGGCCTCGCCCGCCTGCTGGCGGCCGCGGTACACGTTGGCGGGGTCTTGGCCGTAGCCCTCGACCAGGGCGAGGTTCTGCAGCGAGCTGGTCGGCTCGAGCCGCTCGTCGGCCACGGCGGCGATGCGGTCGTCGTTCACGGCGCCGACGAACATCCGCTGCTGCGCGCCGAGCGGATTCACCACCTGCCGCACCGCGGCGAAACGCGGGGCGTAGATGCAGACCTTGTTGCTCGGCGTGACGACCGTGCGGCCGTCGAGCGTGTCGTAGTGGGCGACCGTGTCCTCTTGCTCGAGCCCGGCGATCGACCAGTCGGCGCGGACGCCGACGGGCGAGGCGTCGTCGCCGCCGTCGCACAGGTACTCGTCGGCCTTGGCGCCGGGCGGGGCGACCACGCGGCAGACCGTGCCGCCGTTGTTCACGTCGTAGGCGACGCGCAGGTCGGCGTCGCTGGCCGTGGCGCCCTGCTCACAATCGCACGCGACGAGCCGGATCTCCGATTGGTGGGTCGGCGGCGTCGGCCCTTCGGCGCGAGCGTTGGTGGCCCACAGCGCCACGACCGCCAGCAAGGCGGCGCAAGGCTTCGTCGATTTGGCGAGAATGAGAGATGGCATGCGAGCAACCGTTCGGTGCGTGTCGGCCAGGATCAGTAAGTCCACACGGGCGCCGGTTCCGCGGGCTCAGGCGCGGGCGGGAGCCCTTGGTAGCTGGTGTCGAAATCGTCGCTGTCGACCACCGGGCCTTCGCTGGCGGGGTAGCCGTAGTACGACTCGTACGGCGTTTCCGATTCGCCCGAGGCCGACCGCGAGTAGTGCTGCACGGGCGGGGCGTGGAAGCCGAACGCTGGGTTGGCGCCCACGGGTGCACGGCTGCCGATCCGCAGGATCGCGATCGGTCGGCCGAGCTGGTCGGCCAGCACCAGCGGGTCGTCGCCCGGGCGGGCTTCGAACCACGCTTGTTCTTCGCTCTGCTCGACCGGCAACGCGGTCGTGGGGTCCTCGACGTAGATCACCCGCGTGACGAACGCCCCGCGGGCGGCCATCTGCAATTCTTCGCTGGTGAGCTCGACCGGCACGGGGAACTCGAGTTCCTTGCCGGGCGGCGGTGAGAGGTGGTCGATGAGCTCGACCGAAGGGTAGACTTCGACGTCCGGATAGTTCGGCACGCCGGAGACTTTGAAGCGGTAGACGGGGCCGATCGTTAGACCGACCAACAGCCGCTCGGCGTGCGGCGAGGAGAAGCCCCCGCCGGGCGCCATGTCGGAGGCCGCGGCCCCCGAGGGCAGCCGGAGCTCCACCGGTTGGGTGGGCCCGGGCTGCTTATAAACTGACAACGGTCCGCCTCTCAGGAGTCGCTGGCTACCAATCGCTCCCGGAGGGATGACGCCGGCATGGAGCCAGTGTCGGTCGTTCGTCTGCGCCGAGAGAGGTCGGCTCAGCGCTGCGAACGCCAACATCGCCATCATCGCTTTGCCCGCGACTCTCGCTCGCCCGGAGGCGAGGATTCTGAAAAGGCGGACCGTTGTCATGATATCGTTCAATCAATCGTGTTGTCGTGTCAGCTGATAGGTCACCCCGAGGCGGATGCCCCGGGCTTACATCTCGCACCCGCACGACCCGTCGTCGCACCCGCAGCCGCTGCACACGGCGCTCATCTGCTGGATGGCGGACTTGATCGGGCCGGGCACCGAGCTGTTGAAGATCCGGGCCGGCGCTCTGTGCACCTCGTCGACACGGACATTGTTCACAGGCTTCGGGTAATTCATGCCGGGACGCTGCTTGACCGAGATCATCATCTGCTCGGTCGGCCCTGGCATGTGGACCCGGGTGCGGTTCTTCATCACGTGCCGCTTCAAGCCGGCGGGCGAGCCGAGCGGGATGTGCGGCGGGCCTGGCAGCCC encodes the following:
- a CDS encoding DUF11 domain-containing protein, with amino-acid sequence MPSLILAKSTKPCAALLAVVALWATNARAEGPTPPTHQSEIRLVACDCEQGATASDADLRVAYDVNNGGTVCRVVAPPGAKADEYLCDGGDDASPVGVRADWSIAGLEQEDTVAHYDTLDGRTVVTPSNKVCIYAPRFAAVRQVVNPLGAQQRMFVGAVNDDRIAAVADERLEPTSSLQNLALVEGYGQDPANVYRGRQQAGEAESLVALAETIGLVGPYANLHIVHLGEIVGEERALIARSALAALTWSGDQAAQVTISGKATSAMLGASQPGVLYRLNEPNNPQLRLIKLASTDAAQPGDEVEFTLRFDNTGDTEIGNVTIVDHLTTRLEYVKETAKSTVDAEFLPEQDAGGSLVLRWEITEPLKPGEGGVLTFKVRVL
- a CDS encoding DMT family transporter, translating into MAHLYFALICLLFGSNFFLMSRATLAFGPMEIGFWRVASAGLVLALIWGLAARKARLRKEELPKVLFVALIANCYPYVAQPLLISQGFGHSFFGMMVAFAPLLTILVSVPMLGIWPSWRQVVGVLVGLVCIGLLMADGSSRGIEPWMLLVAVSVPLSYAVGNTYLRRYLQHAAPTPMSTVMMAISSAALAPLAFGGFVPEGALGEPARTPTPDQWPVAVAALATLGFLGTGGTIWMFVRLVQDRGPLFAGMVTYVVPVLALLWGLVDGEKITTIQLVAIGGVLSMVALVQSAPPESGDAIVPADSHETAADEEDEVAIALID